One Helianthus annuus cultivar XRQ/B chromosome 12, HanXRQr2.0-SUNRISE, whole genome shotgun sequence genomic region harbors:
- the LOC110893033 gene encoding uncharacterized protein LOC110893033 — translation MAWRRNLDRLPTKVNLRRRNVDIPSVMCPLCGDYEETVDHLFTTCSVAIRVWTAFGTWCNIPPLFFFEFKDILEIHKLIKSDKKAEKIIYGLVIITCWCIWKSRNHTVFNQMKCSPVDIIGEIKSRGFAWVKNRNSYNYITWVDWCKYPLYML, via the coding sequence GACAGACTTCCTACGAAAGTAAATTTAAGAAGAAGGAATGTGGATATTCCCTCGGTCATGTGTCCCTTATGCGGGGATTACGAGGAGACGGTGGACCATTTATTCACTACATGCTCGGTGGCTATTCGGGTTTGGACGGCTTTCGGTACTTGGTGCAACATCCCACCGCTTTTCTTTTTTGAGTTCAAAGACATTTTAGAAATCCACAAGCTCATAAAAAGTGATAAGAAGGCGGAGAAAATCATTTACGGGCTGGTTATTATAACATGCTGGTGCATATGGAAAAGCAGAAACCATACAGTTTTTAATCAGATGAAATGTAGTCCGGTTGACATCATTGGGGAGATAAAATCTAGAGGTTTTGCATGGGTTAAGAATAGAAATTCCTATAATTATATTACATGGGTGGATTGGTGTAAATACCCTTTATACATGTTGTAA